A stretch of the Uranotaenia lowii strain MFRU-FL chromosome 3, ASM2978415v1, whole genome shotgun sequence genome encodes the following:
- the LOC129751074 gene encoding uncharacterized protein LOC129751074, whose translation MSDSTSTAATAAPKGKSLASSSPKAKSDTPPQLKSVALGPNTENGKSKPGTTKTKKKTSSEKHYPIANNNTSHTSSANTVVNVGHSCGTCKSVDNSRMVQCDDCDGWNHFSCVGVNQSVENKKWNCAQCQAKKKKKTGATKVARNTAAAKKVEKSKPEKTSDGKKNKTPSAMKEMEDSLPRKPMGTTKPTKAASVKSAGSRRSAKAHLELQLQKLEAEQKLLEEKRKLMEKHFSILEELVDLEDEEDADEEEVDADTKVQNWLGATGGRRQEEEEESPSADEEEECSDDEEEEEGGEMDSSDDSEEESVTDSSDDSSEDEKGGTNESSFNPKGRSTPAKKGESKRKDATSSRLTCNLTRNQLAARHVVAKDLPLFSGNPEEWPMFFSTFESTTRMCGYTDDENMIRLRNCLKGDAFAAVRSFLLHPKTVNRAMDALKLKFGQPRFIIESLKDKVLAIPPVDPESMNAMVDFALDVQNLTVTIDACGRKELKQDASLLNSLVSKLPGPMQLQWAKHSRSIRKVNLKTFGKWIYEIGEDACLVSKPRQTKASSHNQEPRRRTKAYVNAHVEHQGEYHAHLPGGSTSSAGARRAYPTACIVCRGSCASLANCQGFRELSYDGRWAITREAKMCRKCLKRHRGGCVSRNCGVNGCSCKHHPLLHKQLNPESAPMQPNSESTPIQTGDNAQREERSCNTHLSGSSAVLFRYVPVVVHGNGIVIQCYAFLDDGSSLTLMDQDLADELNLRGELRPLDLKWTGGTYRTEDNSQIVSLDVSGLKGKRYHLKDVRTVEELQLPSQTLDVKQLQQDNPYLRGIPVDSYTDVRPRLLIGVQHANATLVRKSREGESGQPIAVKTNLGWTIYGGVPTGESHSMVHYTYHVYACDYQMQDDADGKLDRAVKDFFSLESLGITAPTKTMRSADDERALKLLRELTKFEGERYTTGLLWRYNITHLPDSKPMTLKRFLNLERRMAKDPELRGVLQQKLADYVTKGYVRKLTKEELEENHERVWYLPVFPVINPNKPGKVRLVWDAAATTHEVSLNSLLLTGPDLTTPLVSVLFKFREHRFGICGDIREMFHQVGIRGEDQHSQRFLWREERELGEPSVYVMQVMTFGACCSPSSAQYVKNMNAERFSEQFPAASAAIVQCTYVDDMLCSTETEEEAIELAKTVWDINNRGGFEIRNWMSNSVGILSALRGDSCAEKSLDLSSSLATEKVLGMWWCTKTDCFTYKINWDRLGRELLEGNRCPTKREVLRTLMTIYDPLGLIAHFLMFLKVLLQEIWRTRVGWDENIDDKCFEKWRKWLHLLPDVESVSIPRCYRMSSSIGHHTEIQLHTFVDASENGTAAAVYLRFVEGDNIECSLVTAKSRVAPLKYLSIPRLELQAAVIGARLAAFVMQGLSIKVARRVFWSDSRNVIAWIRADHRKYNAFVAARVSKILDLTSVSSWKWVPTKWNVADEGTKWQCQPSLTNDSRWFKAPEFLWQAEKEWPDTPEKLTEPVEELRACVNAHFQAESEIIPVKDFSTWRRLVNTTAYVFRYLRQLRPKKFTRTIEILSSKEIHQAEDYLLRTAQQDVFRTELNILRRDDRNATIPKQSQLYKLNPFIDEKGLLRMHGRTGACKFLAVEIVNPIILPRDHPITNLIVESYHQKFHHQNHESVINEVRQKYCISCLRRVYAKVRSNCPRCKLREARPRPPAMADLPKCRLAAFVRPFTHTGIDYFGPMEVAIGRRVEKRWGVLLTCLTIRGVYLDLASSLTTSSCIMVIRNFIVRRGTPSVFYSDRGTNFIGADRELKQALQDVDQHKMAQEFVSATTTWCFNPPAAPHMGGSWERLVQSVKRTLVELQLPHRPKEEELRSALVEIEGIINARPLTHVPIEDDAAPALTPNHWLLGSSDGFKPWTELEVNSIALSRGWHLSQQIANHFWKRWLREYLPEITRRSKWHENVPPIKEGDIVVIVDSELPRNCWPKGRVIGTVNRDGQVRTVTIKTAKGVYERPAVKVAVIDVRAKKEFADSEAESAN comes from the coding sequence ATGTCCGATTCAACCAGCACCGCAGCCACTGCTGCCCCAAAAGGTAAGAGCTTAGCGAGTAGTTCCCCTAAGGCGAAAAGTGATACCCCCCCTCAACTCAAGTCCGTTGCTCTTGGCCCTAACACTGAGAACGGCAAATCGAAACCAGGCACgacaaaaaccaaaaagaaaacctCTTCCGAAAAACACTACCCTATAGCCAATAACAATACTAGCCATACTTCCTCCGCGAACACGGTCGTTAATGTCGGTCACAGTTGTGGAACCTGTAAGTCGGTCGATAACAGCCGGATGGTTCAGTGCGATGATTGTGATGGATGGAACCATTTTAGTTGTGTGGGAGTGAACCAAAGTGTGGAGAATAAAAAGTGGAATTGTGCACAGTGCCAggcgaagaaaaagaagaagacgGGTGCTACGAAGGTTGCCAGGAACACCGCTGCAGCGAAGAAGGTCGAAAAGTCGAAGCCGGAGAAAACCAGCGACGGGAAGAAGAACAAGACTCCATCTGCGATGAAAGAGATGGAAGATTCTTTGCCGAGGAAACCCATGGGAACCACGAAACCAACCAAAGCAGCATCTGTTAAGTCAGCGGGATCGAGAAGGTCAGCGAAGGCGCATCTGGAGCTGCAATTGCAGAAACTCGAAGCAGAACAGAAGCTGTTAGAAGAGAAAAGGAAGCTGATGGAGAAACACTTCAGCATTCTGGAGGAGTTGGTCGACCTGGAGGACGAAGAAGACGCTGATGAAGAAGAAGTGGACGCTGATACCAAGGTGCAGAACTGGTTAGGCGCCACTGGTGGAAGGCgccaagaagaagaagaggaatCTCCTAGTGCGGATGAAGAAGAAGAGTGCTCCGACGACGAAGAAGAGGAAGAAGGTGGAGAAATGGATTCCAGCGATGATTCCGAGGAGGAATCGGTGACAGACAGCAGCGATGACTCTAGTGAGGACGAAAAGGGAGGAACTAACGAATCTAGCTTCAATCCGAAGGGTCGTTCTACGCCAGCAAAGAAAGGCGAAAGCAAGCGAAAAGACGCAACCAGTAGCCGATTAACCTGTAACCTGACGCGCAATCAGCTCGCCGCTCGCCATGTTGTCGCTAAGGACTTGCCATTGTTCTCAGGGAATCCCGAGGAATGGCCGATGTTTTTCTCCACTTTTGAGAGCACGACCCGGATGTGTGGCTACACAGACGACGAAAACATGATTCGACTGAGGAACTGCCTGAAGGGAGATGCGTTCGCTGCCGTTCGAAGTTTTCTTCTCCATCCGAAGACAGTGAACAGGGCGATGGATGCGCTCAAGTTGAAGTTTGGACAGCCGAGGTTTATCATCGAATCCCTGAAAGACAAAGTTCTTGCCATTCCACCGGTCGACCCTGAGTCGATGAACGCGATGGTCGATTTCGCGCTAGACGTCCAGAACCTGACGGTGACGATCGACGCCTGTGGTCGGAAGGAGCTCAAGCAGGATGCTTCGTTGCTGAACTCACTGGTTTCCAAGCTTCCGGGACCAATGCAACTACAGTGGGCGAAACACTCCAGAAGTATTCGGAAGGTCAACCTGAAGACTTTCGGCAAGTGGATCTACGAAATAGGCGAAGACGCCTGTCTGGTTTCGAAGCCGCGCCAGACCAAAGCATCGTCCCACAATCAGGAGCCACGCAGGAGAACTAAGGCATACGTGAATGCTCACGTTGAGCACCAAGGGGAGTACCACGCTCATTTGCCAGGAGGTAGTACATCATCAGCCGGTGCCAGAAGAGCCTACCCCACAGCGTGCATTGTCTGTAGGGGATCTTGTGCATCTCTTGCGAACTGCCAAGGCTTTCGGGAGTTGTCATACGATGGGCGGTGGGCAATCACACGCGAAGCCAAGATGTGCCGGAAATGCCTGAAGCGCCACAGAGGAGGATGTGTGTCCAGGAACTGCGGAGTCAACGGATGTTCATGCAAACATCACCCATTGCTGCACAAGCAGCTAAACCCAGAGTCCGCACCTATGCAACCAAACTCAGAGTCTACGCCCATCCAGACTGGAGACAACGCGCAACGGGAAGAGCGGTCCTGTAACACTCACCTGTCAGGGTCCAGCGCTGTCCTGTTTCGCTATGTTCCAGTCGTGGTGCATGGAAACGGGATAGTGATTCAATGCTACGCCTTCTTGGATGACGGATCCTCGCTGACGCTTATGGACCAAGACCTAGCGGATGAGCTGAACCTAAGAGGAGAACTTCGTCCCTTGGATCTCAAGTGGACTGGAGGAACATATAGAACAGAGGACAACAGCCAAATCGTCAGTTTAGATGTGTCCGGGCTTAAAGGAAAGCGGTATCACCTGAAAGATGTAAGGACAGTGGAGGAGCTGCAACTGCCATCTCAAACGCTCGACGTGAAGCAGCTTCAACAAGATAACCCCTACCTACGAGGAATTCCCGTAGATTCGTACACCGATGTCCGACCTCGCCTGCTAATCGGAGTGCAACACGCTAACGCGACGTTGGTCAGGAAGAGTCGAGAGGGCGAATCCGGTCAACCAATTGCAGTTAAGACCAACCTGGGGTGGACGATCTACGGAGGAGTGCCGACGGGAGAGTCGCATAGTATGGTGCACTATACCTACCACGTTTACGCCTGTGACTACCAGATGCAAGACGATGCTGACGGGAAGCTGGATCGCGCGGTGAAGGACTTCTTCTCTCTTGAGAGTCTAGGAATAACAGCACCCACTAAGACGATGCGCTCCGCCGACGATGAGAGGGCCCTCAAGCTGTTACGTGAGCTAACCAAATTCGAAGGCGAGAGATATACAACCGGCCTGCTCTGGAGATACAATATCACGCATCTGCCAGACAGCAAACCGATGACGCTGAAGCGTTTTTTGAATCTCGAGCGACGCATGGCGAAAGACCCGGAGCTGAGGGGAGTACTGCAGCAAAAACTGGCTGATTACGTCACCAAGGGCTATGTTCGGAAGCTTACGAAGGAGGAACTGGAGGAAAACCACGAGCGTGTCTGGTACTTACCAGTTTTTCCGGTCATCAACCCCAATAAGCCAGGAAAAGTTCGACTCGTCTGGGACGCCGCAGCAACAACGCATGAAGTTTCGCTGAACTCTTTACTACTCACGGGACCGGATCTTACCACTCCGCTGGTTTCCGTGCTCTTCAAATTTCGCGAACATCGATTTGGTATTTGTGGCGACATCAGGGAGATGTTCCACCAGGTTGGAATTAGAGGCGAAGACCAGCATAGCCAGCGATTTCTGTGGCGAGAGGAGAGAGAGCTAGGTGAACCCAGTGTTTACGTTATGCAGGTGATGACGTTCGGGGCGTGCTGTTCTCCATCAAGTGCACAGTACGTGAAGAACATGAACGCGGAACGTTTCAGCGAGCAGTTCCCAGCGGCCTCTGCGGCCATAGTGCAGTGTACGTATGTCGACGACATGTTGTGTAGCACAGAGACCGAAGAGGAGGCGATTGAGTTGGCGAAGACCGTTTGGGACATCAACAATCGAGGCGGGTTTGAAATCCGCAATTGGATGTCCAACTCCGTTGGCATACTATCAGCGCTTCGTGGAGATTCCTGTGCAGAGAAAAGCCTCGACCTGTCATCCAGCCTAGCGACCGAGAAGGTATTGGGAATGTGGTGGTGCACTAAGACCGACTGTTTCACTTACAAAATCAACTGGGATCGGCTAGGACGTGAGCTGCTGGAAGGCAATCGTTGCCCTACGAAACGTGAGGTACTCCGCACCCTGATGACCATCTACGATCCTCTAGGTCTCATCGCGCACTTCCTAATGTTTCTCAAGGTACTGCTACAGGAGATCTGGCGGACCCGAGTAGGCTGGGACGAAAACATCGACGATAAGTGCTTCGAAAAGTGGCGAAAATGGCTGCATCTTCTTCCGGACGTTGAGAGCGTCAGTATTCCGCGGTGCTACAGGATGTCTTCATCGATCGGTCATCACACCGAGATCCAGTTGCACACCTTTGTCGACGCTAGTGAAAATGGCACGGCGGCAGCTGTCTATCTCCGATTCGTGGAAGGCGACAACATCGAATGCAGTCTCGTCACCGCTAAGAGTCGTGTAGCACCACTCAAGTATCTCTCGATTCCGAGGCTCGAACTTCAAGCGGCAGTAATTGGAGCCAGATTAGCTGCGTTTGTCATGCAGGGACTATCGATCAAGGTTGCCCGTCGAGTTTTTTGGTCAGACTCCCGCAACGTTATCGCCTGGATACGTGCCGACCACCGCAAATACAACGCATTCGTCGCCGCGAGAGTCAGCAAAATCCTAGATCTCACGAGCGTATCGAGCTGGAAGTGGGTCCCAACGAAGTGGAACGTGGCGGACGAAGGCACGAAGTGGCAGTGTCAACCCTCCCTTACGAACGACAGCAGATGGTTCAAAGCACCAGAATTCCTGTGGCAAGCAGAAAAAGAATGGCCAGATACCCCGGAAAAACTGACAGAACCGGTGGAAGAGCTGCGAGCGTGCGTCAACGCGCACTTCCAAGCGGAAAGCGAGATCATCCCCGTTAAAGATTTCTCAACCTGGAGACGATTGGTAAACACAACCGCCTACGTTTTTCGGTATCTACGCCAGCTTCGACCAAAGAAATTCACCCGCACCATCGAAATCCTTTCGAGCAAGGAGATACACCAAGCTGAGGACTACCTTCTCCGCACAGCACAGCAAGACGTCTTCCGAACCGAGCTAAACATTCTCCGACGCGACGACCGCAACGCAACGATTCCCAAGCAAAGTCAGCTGTACAAGCTCAACCCGTTCATCGATGAAAAAGGATTGCTGCGCATGCACGGCAGGACTGGAGCGTGCAAGTTTCTAGCAGTGGAAATCGTCAACCCTATAATCCTTCCGCGTGATCATCCGATAACGAATCTCATCGTTGAAAGCTACCACCAGAAGTTTCATCATCAAAACCACGAGTCAGTCATCAACGAAGTTCGCCAGAAATACTGCATCAGTTGTCTACGCAGAGTATACGCGAAGGTCAGGTCCAACTGTCCACGCTGCAAGCTGCGGGAAGCCCGTCCCCGTCCTCCAGCAATGGCTGACCTACCAAAGTGTCGACTAGCAGCTTTCGTTCGACCGTTCACACATACCGGCATCGACTATTTTGGACCGATGGAAGTGGCTATAGGGAGAAGggttgaaaaaaggtggggggTTCTGTTAACTTGTCTCACTATTCGCGGGGTCTACCTTGATTTAGCTAGCTCTTTAACAACAAGCTCGTGCATAATGGTGATCCGCAACTTCATTGTGCGACGAGGAACACCTTCCGTTTTCTACAGCGACAGAGGAACTAACTTCATCGGAGCCGATCGGGAGTTGAAGCAAGCCCTGCAAGACGTCGACCAGCACAAGATGGCTCAGGAGTTTGTTTCGGCGACCACCACTTGGTGTTTTAATCCACCGGCAGCTCCCCATATGGGGGGGAGCTGGGAACGACTCGTGCAGTCCGTCAAGCGCACCTTAGTGGAACTGCAGCTACCCCATCGCCCGAAGGAGGAAGAACTGAGGAGTGCTCTGGTCGAGATCGAAGGCATCATCAACGCACGGCCGCTTACCCACGTACCCATCGAAGACGATGCCGCACCAGCGCTCACACCGAACCATTGGCTGCTGGGCAGTTCCGACGGATTCAAACCATGGACCGAACTGGAAGTCAACTCCATCGCTTTGAGTCGAGGTTGGCATCTATCGCAGCAGATCGCGAACCACTTCTGGAAAAGATGGCTGCGGGAGTACCTGCCGGAGATCACCAGGCGTTCTAAGTGGCATGAGAACGTACCACCGATCAAAGAAGGGGACATCGTGGTCATCGTCGACTCGGAGCTGCCAAGGAATTGCTGGCCCAAGGGACGAGTTATCGGAACGGTAAATCGAGACGGGCAGGTGCGTACGGTAACAATAAAGACGGCGAAAGGTGTCTACGAGAGACCGGCTGTAAAGGTTGCAGTGATAGACGTAAGAGCTAAGAAGGAGTTTGCTGACTCAGAGGCGGAGTCAGCAAACTAG